The Raphanus sativus cultivar WK10039 chromosome 2, ASM80110v3, whole genome shotgun sequence genome includes a region encoding these proteins:
- the LOC108831248 gene encoding eukaryotic initiation factor 4A-1-like — protein MAGSATQFNQTLSEILEGQDAHFTSYDEVHDRFQDMDLQENLLRGIFAYGFERPSSVQKRGIVPFCKGLDVSLQTQSETGKTATFCIGVLQQLDVTLFQCQALVLAPTRELAEQIENVMRALGRYIGVKVHACVREDKPILQAGVHVFVGTPCRVFDILQKQSLRSDCIKMFVLDEADEMLSRGFKDQIHGIFQLLPPKIQVGVFSATMPPEALEITRKFMSKPVRILERRGRPILEAIIQFYVDVDREEWKLETLYDLYEALGITQSVIFVNTRLKVDWLTEKMRSRERTVSATHGDMDQNTIDIILSEFRSGSSRVLITTDLFDCGFDVHQVSQIINFDLPTQREHYLHRLGRSLPFGRKRVAISFVTRDDERMFTDIQNFYNVVIKKLGSQVVGW, from the exons ATGGCAGGATCTGCAACACAGTTTAATCAGACACTCAGTGAAAT CCTGGAGGGACAGGATGCGCACTTCACCTCCTATGATGAGGTTCATGACCGCTTTCAAGACATGGATTTGCAAGAGAACCTTCTTAGGGGTATCTTTGCTTATG gTTTTGAAAGGCCTTCCTCAGTTCAGAAAAGAGGAATCGTACCCTTTTGCAAGGGTCTTGATGTGAGCCTGCAGACACAGTCTGAAACTGGAAAAACCGCTACCTTCTGCATTGGTGTCTTGCAGCAGCTTGACGTCACCCTTTTCCAGTGCCAAGCCCTGGTCCTGGCTCCCACCAGGGAGCTTGCTGAGCAGATTGAGAATGTCATGCGTGCTCTCGGGCGTTACATTGGCGTCAAGGTTCATGCCTGTGTTCGCGAGGATAAGCCTATCCTCCAAGCTGGTGTCCATGTTTTTGTTGGGACCCCATGTCGTGTCTTTGACATACTCCAAAAACAATCACTTCGCTCTGACTGTATAAAGATGTTTGTCCTTGACGAAGCTGATGAAATGCTCTCCCGTGGTTTCAAGGATCAGATCCATGGCATATTCCAGCTTCTCCCACCAAAGATTCAGGTAGGAGTGTTCTCAGCTACAATGCCACCAGAAGCTCTCGAGATCACAAGGAAGTTCATGAGCAAACCAGTGAGAATCTTGGAGAGACGTGGCAGGCCAATACTTGAAGCTATCATACAGTTCTACGTAGACGTGGACAGAGAAGAGTGGAAACTCGAAACTCTGTATGACCTCTACGAGGCTCTAGGCATCACTCAGAGTGTCATCTTCGTCAACACTCGTCTCAAGGTTGACTGGCTCACAGAAAAAATGAGAAGCCGTGAACGCACAGTCTCAGCCACTCACGGAGACATGGACCAAAACACGATAGACATCATCCTGAGCGAGTTCAGGTCTGGTTCTTCTCGTGTTCTCATCACAACCGATCTCTTTGATTGTGGTTTTGACGTGCATCAAGTGTCTCAGATCATCAACTTTGACCTACCCACTCAGCGTGAACACTACCTTCACCGTCTCGGAAGAAGTTTACCGTTTGGGAGGAAGCGTGTGGCGATTAGCTTTGTGACTCGTGATGATGAGAGAATGTTTACTGATATTCAGAATTTTTACAATGTGGTTATTAAGAAGCTTGGATCACAAGTAGTCGGGTGGTAG